The DNA region AGCCTTTAAAGCTTACAAAAGGCTGAAAAAGGAACTTGACGAATTGGTAGCCTCGAAAGCTGAAGCCATTAAAGAGCACGATTACAACGTGTTTTTGCTCAATGAATTGGTGGAGGCGCAATTGGTTGACGGTGAATTGGAGCTATTGGAAGAAGAGTACGAAACCTTAAATAACATTGAAGGCATCAAGGAAAAATTGGGCGAAGCTTATCAATTGCTTAGTGATGACGAAATAGGCCTACTGTCTTCGTTAACCACTTTAAAAAATGCTTTCCAGAAGTTATCTGGATTCTCTTCAAAATACGAAGACCTTTACAATCGTGCCAACAGCAGCTTAATTGAAATGGACGACTTATTTGGCGAAGTCAATAATCTGCAGGAAGAGTTGGATGCCGATCCGCAGCGTTTGGAAGTGGTGGATGCGAAGTTGAAAACGCTTCACAATTTAATGCAGAAACATGCTGCTGCTGATGTATCGGAATTGATTGCCATTAAAAACGACTTGGAAGAAAACGTATCGGTTACTGAAAATCTCGATGGAAACATTCAGAAAAAAGAAGCAGAAATCGCTTCAAAAGCCAATGAGCTAAATACTATTGCAGCAGACCTTCATAAAAAACGTACCGAGGTTATTCCATCGCTAAAAAAGCAATTGGAAACCATTTTGGCAAGTTTAGGCATGCCTAACGCACAATTTAAAATTGAGGCTGTTTTAGGTAAAACCTTATTAGCTAACGGAAAAGACGAATTGTCATTTTTGTTTTCCGCTAATAAAGGCGGTCATTTCAACGAGCTTAAAAAAGCTGCTTCGGGCGGTGAATTGTCTCGTATTATGCTGGCTATAAAATCGGTTTTAGCGAAATACATTCAGCTGCCTACTATTATGTTTGATGAAATTGATACGGGGGTTTCTGGTGAAATATCCAATAAGATGGGCGATATTATGCTCGAAATGAGTAAAACCATGCAGGTGTTTTCCATTACGCATTTGCCTCAAATTGCTGCCAAAGGGCATTCGCATTTTAAGGTGTTTAAAGAAGATGTAAACGAGGTAACCCAAACCAATTTAATAAAGTTGAACCACGATGAGCGCATTGTGGAAATTGCACAAATGCTGGGCGGTAAAGAGATGTCGTCTTCGGCCATTGCCCACGCCAAGGAGTTGCTCAACTAAAATAAAGGTGTCATTTACAGTTGCGTAAACATAAAATTAAATACTATCTTTACCCTCTCATAAAATAAAGACTAATCAACGTATAAAACACGACATATGTATAATTTACTAAAAGGAAAAAAGGGAATTATTTTCGGAGCTTTAGATTCAAATTCAATCGCTTGGAAAACAGCCGAACGCGTACATGAAGAAGGCGGTGAGTTTGTATTGACCAACGCTCCGGTGGCGATGCGCATGGGGCAAATCAACGAATTGGCCGAAAAAACAGGCGCGCAAATCATTCCTGCCGATGCCACTTCCGTGGAAGATCTAGAAAACTTGATTGAAAAATCAATGGAAATTTTAGGCGGTAAAATTGATTTCGTTTTACACTCCATCGGAATGTCTATTAACGTTAGAAAAGGAAAACACTACACCGATCAAAATTACGACTGGACGCAAAAAGGTACCGATGTTTCGGCGATGTCGTTCCATAAGTTGATGCAAACATTGTACAAAAAAGATGCGATGAACGAGTGGGGAAGTATTGTAGCCCTAACTTACATGGCTGCTCAACGCGTGTTCCCAGATTACAACGATATGGCCGATAACAAAGCCTATTTGGAAAGTATTGCCCGTAGTTTCGGTTATTTCTTCGGAAGAGACAAAAAAGTACGTGTTAACACCATTTCGCAATCGCCAACCCCAACAACAGCGGGTAGCGGTGTAAAAGGATTTGATGGATTTATTGCTTACGCCGATAAAATGTCGCCACTGGGCAATGCCACAGCAATGGATTGCGCAAATTATACCGTAACCCTGTTTAGCGATTTAACCAAGCGTGTAACACTGCAAAACCTTTATAACGACGGCGGTTTCAGTAACATGGGTGTTAGTGATGCCGTAATGAGCACCTTTATGGGCGAGGACGAATAATACAATTTGAACGATATAGAAAAAGCCACCTTTTTAGGGTGGCTTTTTTTGTTACATTTGTGCTATGCAATTACAATTTTCATTCATAATTCCGGTGTATAACCGTCCTGACGAAATTCAGGAATTGTTGCAAAGTTTTAGTGCTTTGGAAGGCGCTACCGATTTCGAAATTGTTATTGTTGAAGATGGCTCGGAACAATCATCAAAAACAGTAGTTGATGGATTTTCTGAAAAGTTAAATATTTCTTATTTCTATAAGGAAAACTCGGGGCCGGGCGATTCTCGAAACTTCGGTATGCAGCACGCCAAAGGCAATTATTTTATCATTTTGGATTCCGATTGCATTTTGCCCAAGCAGTATTTAAACGAAGTTAGAAAAAGCTTGCAAACCGATTATGTAGATTGCTTCGGCGGGCCCGATGCAGCACACCAATCGTTTACCAATTTGCAAAAGGCCATTAATTTTTCCATGACCTCTTTTATCACCACCGGAGGTATTCGTGGCAGCAAAAATAGCGTGGATAAGTTCCAACCGAGAAGTTTCAATATGGGACTTTCGAAAAAGGCATTCGAGGCTTCAAATGGGTTTGGGCGCATCCATCCCGGAGAAGACCCCGACCTTTCGATTAGGCTTTGGAATTTAGGTTTTAAAACCAAACTGATTCCCGAGGCTTATGTGTTCCATAAACGCCGAATTTCGTGGAGCACCTTTTACAAACAGGTACATAAGTTCGGGCTGGTTCGCCCGATTTTGAACAGTTGGCATCCGTCAACAAAAAAACTGACGTATTGGTTTCCGTTGCTGTTTAGTTTGGGGTTGGTAGTTTCGGTTTTATTTCTCGCGTTTCAAATAGATTGGCTCTTTAAATTGTATTTGCTGTATTTTGTTTTGGCATTTATTTTGGCCTTATTAAGTGCGAGTAACCTGGTGGTCGCCATATTGTCCGTGCCTGCTATTTTGGTGCAGTTTTTGGGGTATGGTTACGGATTTTTAAAATCTACGTGGGCTATTTCAGTGTTAAAAAAGGATCCTGAAATACATTTTCCAAAATTATTCTTTAAACAGAAATGATTAAAAAAATAAAAAGCAACATAATCTCTTCCATAAAGAACAAACGCATCAATGTATTTTTGCTGTTCTTTTTATTTGCTTTTATTATTCTAATTTTTACCAAGCTTTCAAAAGCATACACCAAAACTATTGTTTTGGATGTTGAAAAAATAAATGTGCCGCAGGAATACATTATTTTAAACGATTCCTCAAAAATCAATATCACCCTAAAAACCCATGGTTTTAGATGGTTGAAATATGCATTTTCACGCCCGAAAATTCAAATAGACTTTAGCCAAGATGTGTATAAAAAAGGAGCGGTTTTCGAGTGGAGCAAAAGTAAGGCGTTCTTAAATAACACACAGTTTGATAAACAGGTGGAGTTGTTGAGCATGAGCCCCGATACCTTAAGGTTCCGATATGGCGTCAATTTGATAAAAAAAGTGCCTGTAAAAATCAACTCAGACATCACATACAGTTTGGGTTACGATATTTCGGGAAAAATGGAGGCAGAACCCGATTCGGTAACGGTGGTGGGCCCCAACATTGTGGTTTCAAAAATTGAGGCTTTGGAAACCGAAAAGTTGAGTTTAACCGATGTGCGTTCAAATGTAAATCAAAAGGTAAAATTAAAATTACCGGATCAAGGCGATTTACAGTTTTCTGAGAAACAAGTTACCTTAAAAGCGCAGGTTGAAAAGTTTACCGAAGGCACTTTAAAAGTACCCGTAACCATTGCGAATGTTCCGGCAGGTGTGGTTTTAAAGTATTTCCCGAAAACGGTAAGTGTATCATACTATGTGAGCTTAAGTAAGTTTGCTTCGATCACTGAAAAGGATTTTAAAGTGGTTTGTGACTATGCCAAAACCACCGAAAACCAGTCGTTTTTAATACCCGAATTAACGGTTTGGCCAGAAGCGGTTAAGAGTGCCAAGGTGAACCAGCAGCATGTAGAATTCATAATGACAAAATAATGATAGTAGGGCTTACAGGAGGTATTGGTAGCGGAAAAACAACCGTAGCGAAGGAATTCGAAAAGCTGGGCATTCCGGTATATATTGCCGATGAGGAAGCAAAAAAACTCATGAATCGCTCACCGGTTATCCAGCGCGAACTAACTCATTTGTTTGGTAAGGACGCTTATGTGGATGGCGAACTCAACCGGCCATTCATTGCCAATATCATTTTTAACGATAAGTCTTTTTTGGAAAAAATGAACGCCATCGTGCACCCCAGGGTGGCCAAGCATTTCAATAAATGGATTTTTAAGCAAAACGCTCCTTATGTGATTAAGGAAGTGGCCATTCTATTTGAAAATGGGGGAGACCAAGCTTGCGATTACATCATCACCGTTGTGGCGCCAAAAGCGGTTCGGGTTAAACGTTTGCTGCAACGCGATAACACTTCAAAGGAAAAAATAGAGGCCATTATGAACAATCAGTGGAGCGACGAAGAAAAAGCCAAACGTTCGCACTTTGTTATCAATAATATAGATTTAGAAGATACCAAGGCTCAAGTTTTGCAAATTCACCAAGAAATCCTTAAAAAATCTTAAATTTTAACATTTTTGTTAACGTTAGGTTAAAAGCCCTATTTCCTAAATGTTAAAATGTTAATTTTGAATGATGAGCAAAAAATTATTTGTCCTGTTGATAATACTGATGAGCCTATCGCTTATCGGTATTATTTCCATTCAAGCTTATTATATCAACGATTCGGTACAGAACGAAAAGGAGCGTTTTAAGTCGAATGTGGTTACGGTACTCAACAACGTATCGAACACTATCGAAGAGAACGAATTCGAGAAGTACTTTTCAGAATATTTAAGCTTGGATAAGGAAAAGAAGGCGGATGAAGATGCCGTTTCGCAGCTATTAATTTACCGAAAAAACAACAGCACCAAAGAAACGCTCATTTACAGAAGCAACGTTTTAGAAGAGAACTATAAACTCTCTTCATCGCTCTTTGACATTGGTTTAGATAGCCTCGATATCACCAATATTATTGGCAATTCCAGTACCGAAATTTATAAGGATTTGGAATCGACCGATAGGGATTTAAAGAGTCCCATTTCAAAAATTATTAGAAGTGGAACTATTGATGAAGCCCAAAAACTCACCTTTAAAAAGAACTTTAAAGAAGTATTTAAAAGGAAGCCAGTGCATAAGCGGGTTTCAGGAAGTGAAGTTCGGGCATTGCTTTCCGAAAGGTTAAAAAAATACGGTATCAACATCGATTTCGAATTTGCCATTTACGGTAACGATTTGGCTACTAAGGTAAAAAGCGAAAATTTTGAATACGAAGCCAATTCTACCTTTGGGGTACCTATTTTTTACGATGAAAATAACCGAAGCCTGTACCGGCTGTTAGTGAATTTTCCAGACGATAGAAAGTTCATTTTATCAACCGTAATTGGTATGGTATTATTGTCGGTGGTATTTACCTCTGTA from Tamlana crocina includes:
- a CDS encoding HAMP domain-containing sensor histidine kinase, with translation MSKKLFVLLIILMSLSLIGIISIQAYYINDSVQNEKERFKSNVVTVLNNVSNTIEENEFEKYFSEYLSLDKEKKADEDAVSQLLIYRKNNSTKETLIYRSNVLEENYKLSSSLFDIGLDSLDITNIIGNSSTEIYKDLESTDRDLKSPISKIIRSGTIDEAQKLTFKKNFKEVFKRKPVHKRVSGSEVRALLSERLKKYGINIDFEFAIYGNDLATKVKSENFEYEANSTFGVPIFYDENNRSLYRLLVNFPDDRKFILSTVIGMVLLSVVFTSVIILAYGSALMQLVRQRKISEIKTDFINNMTHEFKTPIATINLALDAIRNPKVIEDKDKVMRYLSMIKEENKRMHAQVENVLRISKLEKNELNISKDRVDLHDLVEDALTHVELIVEDRQGYIKTFLNAEQSSVLANETHFTNVIVNMLDNAIKYSPDAPKIEVYTENVGNNVLLKVKDHGSGMSKAAAKRVFEKFYREHTGNIHNVKGHGLGLAYVKRIVEDHQGHVSVESEKDKGSTFIIKLPLIS
- a CDS encoding glycosyltransferase is translated as MQLQFSFIIPVYNRPDEIQELLQSFSALEGATDFEIVIVEDGSEQSSKTVVDGFSEKLNISYFYKENSGPGDSRNFGMQHAKGNYFIILDSDCILPKQYLNEVRKSLQTDYVDCFGGPDAAHQSFTNLQKAINFSMTSFITTGGIRGSKNSVDKFQPRSFNMGLSKKAFEASNGFGRIHPGEDPDLSIRLWNLGFKTKLIPEAYVFHKRRISWSTFYKQVHKFGLVRPILNSWHPSTKKLTYWFPLLFSLGLVVSVLFLAFQIDWLFKLYLLYFVLAFILALLSASNLVVAILSVPAILVQFLGYGYGFLKSTWAISVLKKDPEIHFPKLFFKQK
- the coaE gene encoding dephospho-CoA kinase (Dephospho-CoA kinase (CoaE) performs the final step in coenzyme A biosynthesis.), producing MMIVGLTGGIGSGKTTVAKEFEKLGIPVYIADEEAKKLMNRSPVIQRELTHLFGKDAYVDGELNRPFIANIIFNDKSFLEKMNAIVHPRVAKHFNKWIFKQNAPYVIKEVAILFENGGDQACDYIITVVAPKAVRVKRLLQRDNTSKEKIEAIMNNQWSDEEKAKRSHFVINNIDLEDTKAQVLQIHQEILKKS
- a CDS encoding YbbR-like domain-containing protein is translated as MIKKIKSNIISSIKNKRINVFLLFFLFAFIILIFTKLSKAYTKTIVLDVEKINVPQEYIILNDSSKINITLKTHGFRWLKYAFSRPKIQIDFSQDVYKKGAVFEWSKSKAFLNNTQFDKQVELLSMSPDTLRFRYGVNLIKKVPVKINSDITYSLGYDISGKMEAEPDSVTVVGPNIVVSKIEALETEKLSLTDVRSNVNQKVKLKLPDQGDLQFSEKQVTLKAQVEKFTEGTLKVPVTIANVPAGVVLKYFPKTVSVSYYVSLSKFASITEKDFKVVCDYAKTTENQSFLIPELTVWPEAVKSAKVNQQHVEFIMTK
- a CDS encoding SDR family oxidoreductase — its product is MYNLLKGKKGIIFGALDSNSIAWKTAERVHEEGGEFVLTNAPVAMRMGQINELAEKTGAQIIPADATSVEDLENLIEKSMEILGGKIDFVLHSIGMSINVRKGKHYTDQNYDWTQKGTDVSAMSFHKLMQTLYKKDAMNEWGSIVALTYMAAQRVFPDYNDMADNKAYLESIARSFGYFFGRDKKVRVNTISQSPTPTTAGSGVKGFDGFIAYADKMSPLGNATAMDCANYTVTLFSDLTKRVTLQNLYNDGGFSNMGVSDAVMSTFMGEDE
- the recN gene encoding DNA repair protein RecN produces the protein MLTALSIKNYALIDNLQIDFNDGFSIITGETGAGKSILLGGLSLILGKRADLSSLKDTSEKCIIEAVFNISNYNLRTLFKAQDFDFEEQTIIRREILPSGKSRAFVNDSPVNLSSLQLLGERLIDIHSQHQTLELTSNEFQFQVIDALAKNEAKLNEYKVAFKAYKRLKKELDELVASKAEAIKEHDYNVFLLNELVEAQLVDGELELLEEEYETLNNIEGIKEKLGEAYQLLSDDEIGLLSSLTTLKNAFQKLSGFSSKYEDLYNRANSSLIEMDDLFGEVNNLQEELDADPQRLEVVDAKLKTLHNLMQKHAAADVSELIAIKNDLEENVSVTENLDGNIQKKEAEIASKANELNTIAADLHKKRTEVIPSLKKQLETILASLGMPNAQFKIEAVLGKTLLANGKDELSFLFSANKGGHFNELKKAASGGELSRIMLAIKSVLAKYIQLPTIMFDEIDTGVSGEISNKMGDIMLEMSKTMQVFSITHLPQIAAKGHSHFKVFKEDVNEVTQTNLIKLNHDERIVEIAQMLGGKEMSSSAIAHAKELLN